The Calditrichota bacterium DNA segment TGCGAGGGCAGCGGGTTACCTCAACGCGGGCACGGTGGAATTCCTCTTGGACGCGCAGCGCAACTTTTACTTTCTGGAAGTGAACACCCGGTTGCAGGTGGAACACCCGGTGACCGAAATGGTGACCGGTATTGACCTCGTCAAGGAACAGCTACGCGTGGCGGCGGGGTTACCACTTAGTTTCCGCCAGGAGGAGGTGCACTGGCGCGGTGCGGCCATCGAGTGCCGCATCTACGCCGAGGACCCCGAGAACGATTTCCTCCCGTCCACAGGGACGGTGAGCAGCTACCGGGAGCCGGGAGGGCCCGGAGTAAGGGTCGATTCCGGCATCGGCCAGGGGGATCAGATCTCTATTCACTACGACCCTCTCATCGCCAAACTCATCGTGTGGGGACAGACGCGCGCCGAGGCCATCGCTCGGATGCGACGCGCCCTGAGCGAATACACCATCATGGGTGTGAAGACCACCATACCCTTCCACCTTGCGCTGATGGCCAATCCGCGTTTCGTGGAAGGCAGGCTTTCTACCCACTTCATCCAAGAAGAATTCGCGCAACAGACGATGGAAGCCGCGCCGACCGATCGCCAGCTCCTCGCCGCGATGGCGTCGCTCGCCTGCATCCTGGACAGCCAGCGACAACAATCTGCGCGTCCCTCCGACAACACCTCACCCCGGATGGGAGCCTGGAAGCTGGCCGGACGCCGACGGGCAATCGAGAAGTACTGAACGTGTTTGCGGAAGATTCGACTGGGAACGCGCTTGCCATGCGATACCGCGCCGAGATCGATGCACACGAATTCGAACTTGACCTCCGTCTGCAAGGCCCCGGTGCCACTGCCATCGTGAATGGCACTGCCGTGCCCATCACCGTGACGCGCTTCGGAAGCTCGACCGAGTATGCCGTGCTATTCGGTAACCGCTCTTTTGCCTTCGACGTTCAGCAGAATGCAGCAGGAACCTGGGTTGCACACGGGGGACGCGTCTACCACTGCCGCGCACAGAATGCACGAAGAGAGGCGTTGGTGCGACTGACCGAGGCGCACGAGGGGCCCCACCAGGCCTGGTAGGTGCGGGCGCCTATGCCGGGCTTGGTCCTGGAAATCAGGGTGCGCGAGGGCGATGCGGTGGAAGCCGGCCAAGGGGTGCTCGTAGTGGAAGCGATGAAGATGGAAAACGAGCTCCGGGCTCCGTGCGCCGGAACGGTCAGGGAAGTGAAGGTCAGAGAAAAGCAGTCGGTGGAGCAAAATCAACTGCTGATTGTTTTTGCATAGACCCAAGTGCGGTGGCGTGAGCGACCGACTATTGGCCTCGTGTCGCAACCAAGACGCCAGCCTGAGCTGGTAGCATTGAGGAGATACCATGATGGGCAAAGCGCAGCGTGTCTGTACTCGCGAGGACGTCGAAGCCGGTTTGCGCCTTCTTCCCAACTATTGCGATCCTTGGACTGCCGAGGAATATGCGGCGGCTCTGCAGCAGGCTCCGGAGAATCCGTACCTGCTTTGCCGAACCGCACAGAGCTTCTACTTTGCCGGGTCCTTGAGTAGGTCGGTGGAGTTGTTTCAGAAGCTCCTGCAAAAGGTGCCACGTTGTGCAAGTGCGCGACACCAACTGGGCATGGCCTATTACCGGCAGGGCAAGTTAGCAGAGGCGCGGCGCACTTTTCGGGAGGTGACCAGAATTGACCCCCAATTTGCCATTGCCTACCACTGGCTTGGCTTGACCTGCTACCACATGGGGCGGCGGGACGAGGCCCTGCAGGCTTACCGCCAATGTCTGGAAAAGAGCCCGGAGTCTCTCATCGTGCTCTACGACATGGCCATCATCCATGCGGCGATGGGAAGGCACGAGGAAGCGGTACAAGTGTTGCGCCGTCTCACGGAAGCCTTTCCTGAGGATGCCGCTGCCTTCTACCACTTAGGCATGGCGTATAGCCACCTTGACCAGGACCACCAGGCTTTAGCCTGTTTCAAGCGGGCACTGGCGCTGGACCCACACGATCGCCGTGCGCGCCACATGGTGGAGGTGCTCTCGGAAGCTGCCAATCAGTCGCAACGCCTGCTGTGAGGGGAAAGATGCGAACCAAACGCAGAGGTGAAGACCATGGTAGGCATAGTCGGTTACGGTGCCTATGTGCCGCGCTATCGGATACGCATCGAGGAGATCGCCAAGATCTGGGGGGCTGACGCCCCCACGTACCGTCGTGGCCTAATGCTGGAAGAAAAGTCGGTGCCTGCTCCGGACCAGGATACCATCACGATGGCAGTCTGCGCAGCCCGTCATGCCTTGGCGCGGGCAGGCATCGACCCCAAGAAGATCGGGGCAGTCTACGTCGGTTCTGAGTCGCACCCGTATGCCGTGAAGCCCTCAGGCACCGTGGTAGCCGAGGCGATCGACGCTACGCCCGACGTGCACTGCGCCGACTTAGAATTTGCCTGCAAGGCGGGGAGTGAGGCAATGTTCATTGCTCTCGGGTTGGTTGCTGGGCAGACGGTTGAATATGCCCTGGCGGTGGGTGCCGACACCTCGCAAGGCGCCCCTGGTGACGCCCTGGAGTACTCTGCGTCGGCCGGTGCAGCCGCCTTCGTCATGGGCGCAGACAATTTGGTGGCAGAAGCAGAATTCACCTATTCCTACATGACCGATACCCCGGATTTCTGGCGCCGAGAGCATCAGTTCTACCCGAAACACGCTGGGCGTTTCACGGGCGAGCCCGCTTACTTTCACACAATAGTTTCAGCGGGTCGCGGCCTGCTGGCCAAGTCGGGACTGGAACCCAAGGACTTTGCCTACGCGGTATTCCACCAGCCAAATGGCAAGTTCCCGCTGCGGGTGGGGAAAATGCTCGGCTTCACCCCGGAACAGATCAAACCGGGGTTGCTCTGTCCCAAGATTGGCAACACCTACTCGGCCTCTTCACCCCTTGGCTTGACAGCTGTTCTGGACAGCGCCAAGGCAGGGGAAAGAATTTTCATGGTCTCCTACGGCTCCGGCGCGGGGAGCGATGCCTTCGTGTGGCGAGTTACCCCTCGCATCGACGAGGTACGGGACGCCGCACCTCGTACCTGGGACATTGTCAGCAAGAAGCTGAAGTACCTCGACTATGGCACGTACGCCAAGTTCAGAGGCAAAATCGTTATGGCAGAGGAATAGCCCTTGGGCCGGCTGCATGAATCCTGAGCGATGGAGGCAGACGTGGCACGCGAAGTAGCTATCATTGGCGTCGGGCTGAGCGAGTGGGGCGAGCTGTGGAACAAGTCACTGCGTGACATTTTTGTCGAGGCGGCCCTCAGGGCCATCGACGACGCTGGCGTGGACCGCATCGATTCCATGTATGTGGGCTGCATGAGCAGCGGCCTATTCGTAGGACAGGAGCACCTTGCTGCCCTGCTTGCAGATTACTTGGGGATGCGCCACATCCCGGCAGCCAGGGTCGAATCCGCCTGCGCCTCGGGAGGCCTGGCACTGAAGGTAGGGTTCTTGGAGGTGGCCAGTGGCGTAAGTGACGTGGTCCTGGTGGGAGGAGTGGAAAAGATGACGGACGTGAGCACCGACCAGGCCACTGCTGCCTTGGCCACAGCAGCTGACCAGGAATACGAAGTCTACTACGGTGCCACCTTTCCTGCCCTGTACGCCATGATGGCCAGGGCGCATATGCACCAGTTTGGCACCACGCGCGAGCAACTTGCCCAGGTGGCGGTGAAGAACCATTACCACGGCTCCATGAACCCCCATGCTCAGTTTCCCCACAAGATAACGGTCGAAGAGGTGCTTAATTCCATGGTTGTGGCTGACCCCTTGCGGGTGTTGGACTGCTCTCCCATCACTGACGGCGCGGCGGCGGCTGTCATTTGTTCCTTGCCCACGGCCAAGAAGATCTGCAAGAAACCCATCGTCAAAGTCATCGGATGTGGGCATGCCACCGACACGATCGCCTTGCATAGCCGCAGTGACCTGACCTATCTCCAGGCAACAGCACTTGCCGCGCAGCGGGCGTTTGCCATGGCCGGGAAGAAACCCGAGGACATCGATCTCATCGAACTGCACGACTGTTTTACTATCGCTGAGCTCATCGTGCTGGAATCTATGGGTTTCCTGGAGAGAGGAAAAGCCGGAGAAGCGACTGCATCTGGCGTCACCACCTTGGGCGGCAAGTTGCCCGTCAACACCAGCGGCGGATTGAAGGCAAAAGGACACCCAGTGGGCGCAACGGGAGTGGCGCAGGTGGTGGAGATTGTCCAACAGTTACGTGGCGAAGCAGGCGCCCGGCAGGTGGAAGGTGCGCGAGTCGGTCTCACGCAGAATATGGGCGGCACCGGCGGCAGCACGCTGGTGCACATCCTGGAGGTGCTCTGATGTCTGTACCAAAGTACTGGCGCGAAATACCGCGGCGTTACCGCCTCGAGGCAGGGCAGTGCACACACTGCGGCTCCACCTTCTATCCCCCTCGGCTGGTCTGTTCAGAGTGCAAGAGCCGGGAGTTTCGTACGGTCTGCTTGCCCATGGGAGGGGTGGTGGAAACCTTTACCGTGGTGCGCGTCCCCCCCAGCGCTCTTGTCGAACAGGCTCCCTATGTCTTGGCAGTGGTGCGCTTGGCAGATGGCACGAAACTTCTCACCCAACTCGTCGATTGTGAACCGGAGCAATTGACTATCGGCATGCCCGTACGACTTGAATTCAGGCGCATCTTCGCGGAGGGCCGCGCTGGCATCATCTGCTACGGCCACAAGGCGGTGCCAGAGTAGGCACGCCTGAGGCGCCCCATTTCTGCCCCGGAATGGGGCGCCGAACGTTTCTCAAGCGCAGGTACGACGGGAAAAGGTTCGGACACCAGCGTGTCCCCCCTGCTGGAGGAACGCCACGCCCGAAGAGCTGGCCGCCATAGGGCTGCCGCAGGGGTTCGTGGTAGGCACTGACGGGAGGAAAAAGCACCAGGCAATGTTCCGGATCGAAAGCCGTGTGGACACTTCTTCAGTAGAGTTCAAAGAAAACCGTGAGCATATGCTGCGTCTTGTGGAGGAGTTGCGGCAGCGTCTTGCCGAGGCCAAGAAAGGTGGACCTCCCTCGGCGCATCAGAAGCATAAGGCTCGGGGGAAACTGACGGCCCGTGAGCGACTGGCCAAGCTTTTCGACCCCGATTCCCCCTTTCTGGAGCTCAGCCCCCTTGCCGCCTTCGACATGTACGACAACCAGGCGCCTGCTGCGGGCCTCATCACGGGGATAGGGGTGGTACACGGGCGAGAAGTCCTGGTCATCGCCAACGACGCCACCGTCAAGGGCGGCACCTACTTCCCCATGACCATCAAGAAGCACGTGCGCGCGCAGGAAGTGGCGATGATGAACCGCCTGCCCTGCGTCTACCTGGTCGATTCCGGGGGCATCTTCCTGCCTCTGCAGGAGGGCACCTTCCCGGATCGTGACCACTTTGGGCGGATCTTTTCCAACCAGGCTCGCCTTTCCGCCATGGGCATACCGCAGATATCCGTGGTGATGGGCTCATGCACGGCCGGCGGCGCCTATGTGCCGGCCATGAGCGACGAGACGATCATCGTGCGGCAGCAAGGGACGATCTTCATTGGGGGGCCCCCCTTGGTGAAAGCCGCCACCGGCGAGGTGGTTACCGACGAGGAGTTGGGCGGGGCAGACGTGCATTGCCGCATCTCTGGCGTGTCGGACCATTACGCCGAGAACGATGAACACGCCCTGCAGATCTGCCGAAATATCATCGAGTGCCTGGACCCGCCGAACCGCTTTCCCATCGACGTTGCCGAACCGGAAGACCCCTACTACGACCCCGAGGAGCTGTACGGCATCATTCCGAAAAACCTTCGCAAGCCCTACGACATCCGCGAGGTCATCGCCCGCATCGTCGATGGAAGCCGCTTTCAGGAGTTCAAGCAGCTGTACGGCCCCACTTTGGTGTGCGGATTTGCACGCATCATGGGCTACTTAGTGGGCATACTTGCCAACAATGGCGTGTTGTTCAGCGAATCGAGCCTCAAGGGGGCACATTTCATTGAACTCTGCACGATGAGGAAGATCCCCCTTGTCTTCCTGCAGAACATCACCGGGTTCATTGTCGGCAAGCAGTACGAGCACGGAGGGATTGCCAAAGACGGCGCGAAGTTGGTGCACGCGGTGGCCAATGCGCAAGTGCCCAAATTCACAGTCATCGTCGGCGGCTCCTATGGCGCCGGCAACTATGCGATGTGCGGGCGCGGTTATGACCCCCGCCTCCTCTGGATGTGGCCCAACGGGCGCATCTGCGTCATGGGAGGTGACCAGGCTGCCGACGTCCTTCTCACGGTCAAACTCGAGGCGCTCAAGCGAGAAGGCAGGACAATGACCCCGCAGGAGATGGAAGAGTTTCGCCGCCCCATCGTGGAGCTCTACGAGCAGCAGGCAAGCCCCTACTATTCGACCGCCCGTCTTTGGGACGACGGAATCCTGGATCCGCTCGAGACTCGTACGGCCTTGGCGCTGGGCATCGCCATGTCCCTGAATGCGCCCATTCCCGAACAACGCTATGGCGTGTTCAGGATGTGAAGGGGCTCCGAGTGCCGTCCTGTCTAATGCGCCGGCTCAAGGCCACCTCCCATGATGCTCGCATGGGCGGGAGGCAGAAACAGTTCACTGCGCGATTCGGGCGGGAGATTCTGTGGGGCATTCTGGTTCCCACACCCTTAGGCAACAGTTCTCGGTGCAGAAAGAATCCTCATCGGAGCGGCCCCCAGCGCTCGCCCGAAATTGGCCTCAGACACTATTCTTGGCTTAACAGGCGCAGGACGAACCTCTATGACTGACTACCAAACCATTCAACTCCGCCGACAGGGAGCAGTGGTGACCGTGGCGCTGAACAGGCCCCAGGTGCGCAACGCCTTCGACGCTCTCATGCTGAGGGAACTGATCGACGCCTTCACCGGACTGGCTGGCGATTTTCCCAAAGTGCGAGTGGTTGTGCTCACGGGGAATGGCGCCTCCTTCTGTGCCGGTGCCGACCTCAACTGGATGAAGGAAACGGTGCATTACAGCGTCGAGGAGAATCTGGCCGACGCCCGCCAGGTGGCAGAATGCATGCACCTGCTCTATCGTTTACCGCAGCCGACCATCGCTCGGATCAACGGACCTGCCATCGGTGGCGGCATGGGATTTGTGTGCGCATGCGACATGGCGGTGGCGCAGTGCGACGCAGTCTTTAGCCTGAGCGAGGTGCGCATTGGCCTCGTGCCTGCGTGTATTTCGCCCTATGTGCTAAAGAAAACCGGTGAAGGACGCTGCCGCGAGCTCTTCCTTAGTGGAGAGCGTCTCTCAGCCGAGCGCGCCCACGCCCTTGGCCTCGTCAATGAAGTAGTTCCACCGGAGGACCTCGATGCGGCGGTTCAGCGCAGGGTCGAGCAGCTGCTTGCCAATGGCCCACATGCAATGGCAGCCTGCAAGGTTCTCCTGGAAAAAGTGGCGCACCAAGAGCTCGAAGAGGCGAAAGTGTTCACCGCCGAGCTGCTAGCGAACTTGCGGGCAGGGGCAGAA contains these protein-coding regions:
- a CDS encoding enoyl-CoA hydratase/isomerase family protein — its product is MTDYQTIQLRRQGAVVTVALNRPQVRNAFDALMLRELIDAFTGLAGDFPKVRVVVLTGNGASFCAGADLNWMKETVHYSVEENLADARQVAECMHLLYRLPQPTIARINGPAIGGGMGFVCACDMAVAQCDAVFSLSEVRIGLVPACISPYVLKKTGEGRCRELFLSGERLSAERAHALGLVNEVVPPEDLDAAVQRRVEQLLANGPHAMAACKVLLEKVAHQELEEAKVFTAELLANLRAGAEAQEGMAAFLGKRTPHWRRDPSGGQ
- a CDS encoding acetyl-CoA carboxylase biotin carboxyl carrier protein subunit — its product is MPGLVLEIRVREGDAVEAGQGVLVVEAMKMENELRAPCAGTVREVKVREKQSVEQNQLLIVFA
- a CDS encoding methylcrotonoyl-CoA carboxylase, which encodes MFRIESRVDTSSVEFKENREHMLRLVEELRQRLAEAKKGGPPSAHQKHKARGKLTARERLAKLFDPDSPFLELSPLAAFDMYDNQAPAAGLITGIGVVHGREVLVIANDATVKGGTYFPMTIKKHVRAQEVAMMNRLPCVYLVDSGGIFLPLQEGTFPDRDHFGRIFSNQARLSAMGIPQISVVMGSCTAGGAYVPAMSDETIIVRQQGTIFIGGPPLVKAATGEVVTDEELGGADVHCRISGVSDHYAENDEHALQICRNIIECLDPPNRFPIDVAEPEDPYYDPEELYGIIPKNLRKPYDIREVIARIVDGSRFQEFKQLYGPTLVCGFARIMGYLVGILANNGVLFSESSLKGAHFIELCTMRKIPLVFLQNITGFIVGKQYEHGGIAKDGAKLVHAVANAQVPKFTVIVGGSYGAGNYAMCGRGYDPRLLWMWPNGRICVMGGDQAADVLLTVKLEALKREGRTMTPQEMEEFRRPIVELYEQQASPYYSTARLWDDGILDPLETRTALALGIAMSLNAPIPEQRYGVFRM
- a CDS encoding thiolase domain-containing protein, translated to MEADVAREVAIIGVGLSEWGELWNKSLRDIFVEAALRAIDDAGVDRIDSMYVGCMSSGLFVGQEHLAALLADYLGMRHIPAARVESACASGGLALKVGFLEVASGVSDVVLVGGVEKMTDVSTDQATAALATAADQEYEVYYGATFPALYAMMARAHMHQFGTTREQLAQVAVKNHYHGSMNPHAQFPHKITVEEVLNSMVVADPLRVLDCSPITDGAAAAVICSLPTAKKICKKPIVKVIGCGHATDTIALHSRSDLTYLQATALAAQRAFAMAGKKPEDIDLIELHDCFTIAELIVLESMGFLERGKAGEATASGVTTLGGKLPVNTSGGLKAKGHPVGATGVAQVVEIVQQLRGEAGARQVEGARVGLTQNMGGTGGSTLVHILEVL
- a CDS encoding hydroxymethylglutaryl-CoA synthase: MVGIVGYGAYVPRYRIRIEEIAKIWGADAPTYRRGLMLEEKSVPAPDQDTITMAVCAARHALARAGIDPKKIGAVYVGSESHPYAVKPSGTVVAEAIDATPDVHCADLEFACKAGSEAMFIALGLVAGQTVEYALAVGADTSQGAPGDALEYSASAGAAAFVMGADNLVAEAEFTYSYMTDTPDFWRREHQFYPKHAGRFTGEPAYFHTIVSAGRGLLAKSGLEPKDFAYAVFHQPNGKFPLRVGKMLGFTPEQIKPGLLCPKIGNTYSASSPLGLTAVLDSAKAGERIFMVSYGSGAGSDAFVWRVTPRIDEVRDAAPRTWDIVSKKLKYLDYGTYAKFRGKIVMAEE
- a CDS encoding tetratricopeptide repeat protein is translated as MMGKAQRVCTREDVEAGLRLLPNYCDPWTAEEYAAALQQAPENPYLLCRTAQSFYFAGSLSRSVELFQKLLQKVPRCASARHQLGMAYYRQGKLAEARRTFREVTRIDPQFAIAYHWLGLTCYHMGRRDEALQAYRQCLEKSPESLIVLYDMAIIHAAMGRHEEAVQVLRRLTEAFPEDAAAFYHLGMAYSHLDQDHQALACFKRALALDPHDRRARHMVEVLSEAANQSQRLL
- a CDS encoding Zn-ribbon domain-containing OB-fold protein, whose product is MSVPKYWREIPRRYRLEAGQCTHCGSTFYPPRLVCSECKSREFRTVCLPMGGVVETFTVVRVPPSALVEQAPYVLAVVRLADGTKLLTQLVDCEPEQLTIGMPVRLEFRRIFAEGRAGIICYGHKAVPE